In the genome of Clostridia bacterium, one region contains:
- a CDS encoding copper ion binding protein, with product MTGEMVSLKVDGISGRDCENTIKKAVGALNGVENVDVNLEGKKVVVEFDPERVSVDTIKDIINDLGYQTK from the coding sequence ATGACGGGAGAAATGGTAAGCTTGAAAGTTGACGGAATATCCGGCAGAGATTGTGAAAACACTATAAAAAAAGCTGTCGGAGCATTAAACGGTGTTGAGAATGTTGATGTAAATCTGGAGGGTAAAAAAGTAGTGGTTGAGTTTGATCCCGAGCGTGTTTCAGTAGATACTATAAAGGATATAATAAATGACTTGGGATATCAGACAAAATAA
- a CDS encoding HXXEE domain-containing protein gives MSLVIKLYVLLVLTLAVHLAEEIRTGFRIKFPFGEIPKRVFVGVNIVIYSYAVLTLVLAMQNESVSIPLIWVFAIIQILNVIGHIGFMLRAKGYFPGGYTTIPLLLIALLLTYGLVNI, from the coding sequence TTGAGCCTGGTAATCAAACTGTATGTCTTACTTGTTCTTACTTTAGCGGTACATCTTGCTGAAGAAATACGGACCGGTTTCAGAATTAAGTTTCCTTTTGGTGAAATTCCAAAGCGGGTTTTTGTAGGTGTCAATATAGTTATCTATTCATATGCGGTGCTGACCTTGGTTTTGGCTATGCAAAATGAGAGTGTTTCCATACCTTTAATCTGGGTATTTGCTATAATCCAAATACTGAATGTTATTGGACATATTGGATTTATGTTAAGAGCAAAGGGATATTTTCCGGGAGGATATACGACTATTCCCCTACTTCTCATAGCTCTGTTACTGACTTATGGTCTGGTGAATATATGA
- a CDS encoding DUF2294 domain-containing protein, translating into MTKGQVEARISDMVSKFEKEYMGRGPKDIKTRIIQNHILIIIDGFLNPSEQKLADNNHGIKLIKDMRTALFENGREPFEKLIRTVVDIEILSTHSDVSTKTGEKVIVLTVGCDLEKRLKA; encoded by the coding sequence ATGACTAAGGGGCAGGTTGAGGCCCGGATAAGTGATATGGTAAGCAAGTTTGAAAAGGAATACATGGGACGTGGCCCTAAGGATATAAAGACCAGAATAATTCAAAATCACATACTTATTATTATTGACGGTTTTCTTAATCCGTCCGAACAAAAGCTTGCTGACAATAACCATGGTATAAAACTTATAAAGGACATGCGTACAGCCTTATTTGAAAATGGGAGAGAGCCTTTTGAAAAGCTTATAAGGACAGTAGTGGATATTGAGATTTTAAGTACCCACTCGGATGTAAGCACTAAAACAGGAGAAAAAGTAATTGTGCTTACTGTGGGTTGTGACCTTGAAAAAAGGCTTAAAGCATAA
- a CDS encoding DUF4914 family protein produces MDKNVLERFNLPEELKNMLESGTKAIVPANRKQLLNLAMGHEENMMFEVWYDVPDHGRVTEATVAKCKNGAVVNYMDMYMRRRDPDCMVVADIGETDKPRYRDVYGEDFKPLRNMTFDWLKQQKLIVMPFMAGGNDLGYPALLVAPVNAGFFAAGLADLQGFIPENEIPQGFKPKAVIYLAPPFRHTHFDGKQVVVHNRLNEMHELFSYNLYPGPSAKKGIYGVLLNIGEIEGWVTVHASTVKVITPYENVITVMHEGASGGGKSEMIEPVHKEMDGRILLGKNLVTNEKTYLELKETCELQPVTDDMALCHPSLQNGSKKLIVKDAEEGWFLRINHINKYGTDPHYEKLCVHPKEPLIFLNLQGIPGSTCLIWEHTMDEPGKPCPNPRVIMPRRFIPDIVNEPVEIDVRSFGVRTPPCTREKPTYGIMGMFHILPPSLAWLWRLVAPRGYDNPSITDSEGMSSEGVGSYWPFATGRRIDQANLLLEQVINTSGTRYILIPNQHIGVYKVGFMPQWIAREYLARRGSAKFRTEQLVESRCSLLGYSLESLKVDGTFLPKAFLQPNLQPEIGFEGYDAGAKILSDFFKKELAKFISPELNPLGRKIIECCICNGTLNDYAQLIPMRL; encoded by the coding sequence ATGGACAAAAATGTATTAGAAAGGTTTAATTTACCGGAAGAACTAAAAAATATGCTTGAAAGCGGTACAAAGGCAATTGTGCCCGCAAACCGCAAACAACTTCTTAATCTTGCAATGGGACATGAAGAGAATATGATGTTTGAGGTATGGTATGACGTCCCTGATCATGGCAGAGTAACGGAAGCAACTGTGGCAAAGTGTAAAAACGGCGCTGTGGTAAACTATATGGACATGTATATGAGAAGAAGAGACCCAGATTGTATGGTTGTTGCTGACATAGGAGAAACAGACAAACCGAGATATAGGGATGTATATGGAGAGGATTTCAAGCCCCTGCGTAACATGACTTTTGACTGGTTGAAACAGCAGAAACTTATAGTAATGCCATTTATGGCGGGTGGAAACGATCTAGGATACCCGGCACTACTAGTTGCGCCTGTCAATGCAGGTTTTTTTGCTGCAGGCCTTGCGGACTTACAGGGATTTATTCCTGAAAATGAAATACCACAGGGCTTCAAGCCTAAGGCAGTGATATATCTTGCTCCACCTTTCAGACACACACATTTTGACGGGAAACAGGTTGTGGTGCATAACAGACTAAATGAAATGCATGAGTTGTTTTCATATAATCTGTACCCGGGACCGAGTGCAAAAAAGGGAATATACGGCGTACTGCTTAATATAGGAGAAATTGAGGGATGGGTTACTGTACATGCTTCTACTGTAAAAGTCATAACACCTTATGAGAATGTAATAACCGTAATGCATGAGGGTGCTAGCGGCGGAGGAAAAAGTGAAATGATTGAGCCGGTCCATAAGGAGATGGATGGACGAATATTACTCGGAAAAAATCTTGTAACCAATGAAAAGACCTATCTTGAACTGAAAGAGACTTGTGAGCTGCAGCCGGTTACCGATGATATGGCACTTTGCCATCCATCGCTTCAGAATGGAAGTAAAAAGCTTATAGTAAAAGACGCTGAAGAAGGATGGTTTTTAAGAATAAACCATATAAACAAATATGGTACAGATCCACACTATGAGAAATTATGCGTACATCCTAAAGAGCCGCTTATATTTCTGAATCTCCAAGGAATACCTGGTTCAACATGTCTTATATGGGAGCATACAATGGACGAACCAGGAAAACCGTGCCCCAATCCAAGGGTTATAATGCCAAGGAGGTTTATTCCGGATATAGTAAATGAACCGGTTGAGATAGATGTGAGAAGCTTTGGCGTTAGAACTCCGCCCTGTACCCGTGAAAAGCCGACATACGGAATCATGGGAATGTTTCATATACTTCCGCCAAGCCTTGCGTGGTTATGGAGATTAGTGGCACCGAGAGGCTATGATAACCCAAGCATAACAGATTCTGAAGGGATGAGTAGTGAAGGTGTCGGCTCATATTGGCCTTTTGCCACGGGACGAAGGATTGACCAGGCTAATCTCCTCCTTGAGCAGGTAATCAACACATCGGGAACCCGGTATATACTTATTCCGAATCAGCACATAGGCGTATATAAGGTGGGATTCATGCCGCAGTGGATAGCAAGAGAGTATCTCGCAAGACGTGGTAGTGCCAAATTCAGGACAGAGCAGCTGGTTGAATCGAGATGTTCGCTGCTTGGATATTCACTTGAAAGCCTGAAGGTTGACGGAACATTCCTGCCAAAGGCGTTTTTACAGCCTAATCTTCAGCCTGAGATAGGCTTTGAAGGGTATGATGCTGGTGCCAAGATACTTTCGGATTTCTTTAAGAAGGAGCTTGCAAAATTCATTTCTCCTGAGCTAAACCCGTTAGGCAGGAAGATTATAGAGTGTTGTATATGCAACGGTACACTGAATGACTATGCACAGTTGATACCCATGAGGCTATAG
- a CDS encoding carbonic anhydrase, translated as MEKLIKVSSEKDIPLQYRNTPVEQLLKYHNLNHTFGSHQNAELLVGMCMDNRKQLSIPNNYAYIIRTGGGNLRYNEFKISYAIAMGGVRSIVLIAHNECGMVNLMSKKEKFVEGMINNAGWNAEQAEEHFMSFAPVFEINDEIGFVLSESKRLREKYRNILIVPLFYMLEDNLLYIVVED; from the coding sequence ATGGAAAAGTTAATCAAAGTATCAAGCGAGAAGGATATACCCCTGCAGTACAGAAATACTCCTGTAGAACAGCTTCTTAAATATCATAATCTGAATCATACGTTCGGCAGCCATCAGAATGCGGAATTATTGGTCGGAATGTGTATGGATAACCGCAAACAACTTAGTATCCCCAATAACTATGCTTATATAATCCGTACCGGTGGAGGAAATTTACGCTATAATGAATTTAAGATATCATATGCCATTGCAATGGGCGGAGTCAGGAGTATAGTGCTTATAGCCCACAATGAATGTGGTATGGTGAACCTTATGTCAAAAAAAGAAAAATTTGTAGAAGGAATGATAAATAACGCCGGATGGAATGCCGAACAGGCAGAAGAACATTTTATGAGTTTTGCTCCTGTATTTGAAATCAACGATGAAATCGGTTTTGTTTTAAGTGAAAGCAAACGCCTGAGGGAGAAGTACCGTAACATACTGATAGTTCCACTGTTCTATATGCTGGAGGATAACCTTTTGTATATAGTGGTGGAAGACTAA
- a CDS encoding LCP family protein — protein sequence MNIRKFALLTSTVVMIFLFATGIFVLNYLSSSTVSAAKTGNKNVLGGILEGIKEIQEPVNILVLGGDKVNGNTDTIMLVNYDPSSTKVNVISIPRDTKVYIEEKERKINFAYPHGGAKLAVETVSGLLQANIKYFVYIDTSVFRKIIDKLGGIEDFYVPQDLNYDDDAQNLHIHLKKGLQDLDGDKAEQYMRYRGYGRKATEFYDGSDIKRIDAQQNLIKELIKQKANMFYIHKFNDVVTDIFDSLETNMMLSKLIGLAQNIGSFKSENVSFYTLPGSSKYSNGVSYFIHEEEKTKDIISQFFSASEGFDGSEQVIGNYSKYVEDMTKKNNSESTNSIPKKKKSYTKNNPSNKDTNIKKNQKPAP from the coding sequence ATGAACATAAGAAAATTTGCACTTTTGACCAGTACGGTTGTTATGATTTTTCTCTTTGCTACCGGTATTTTTGTACTTAACTACCTCAGCAGCAGTACTGTCAGTGCAGCAAAAACTGGAAATAAAAATGTTCTTGGCGGTATTTTGGAAGGTATAAAGGAAATACAGGAACCCGTAAATATACTTGTGCTTGGCGGCGATAAGGTAAATGGAAATACTGACACCATTATGCTGGTTAACTATGATCCCTCATCAACAAAAGTAAATGTTATTTCGATTCCGAGAGATACAAAAGTATATATCGAGGAAAAAGAAAGAAAAATCAATTTTGCGTATCCACATGGAGGAGCAAAACTCGCAGTTGAAACTGTAAGTGGACTTTTACAGGCAAACATCAAATATTTTGTTTATATAGACACGTCAGTATTCCGTAAAATAATTGACAAACTTGGCGGTATAGAAGATTTTTATGTTCCACAAGATCTTAATTATGATGATGATGCTCAAAATCTCCATATCCATTTAAAAAAAGGACTACAGGATCTGGATGGCGACAAGGCAGAGCAATATATGCGATACAGAGGTTACGGCCGTAAGGCTACTGAATTCTATGACGGCTCTGATATCAAGAGAATAGATGCTCAGCAAAACCTGATTAAAGAGCTTATAAAGCAAAAAGCCAATATGTTTTACATACACAAATTTAATGATGTTGTAACAGATATATTTGACAGTCTGGAAACAAACATGATGCTGAGCAAGCTGATAGGGCTGGCACAAAATATAGGCAGCTTCAAATCGGAAAATGTTAGTTTTTATACGCTTCCCGGCAGTAGTAAATATTCAAATGGAGTATCTTATTTTATACATGAAGAAGAAAAAACAAAGGACATTATCTCTCAATTTTTTAGCGCCTCTGAAGGATTTGACGGAAGTGAACAAGTTATAGGAAATTACAGTAAATATGTTGAAGATATGACGAAAAAGAACAATTCAGAAAGTACTAACTCTATACCTAAAAAGAAAAAGAGTTATACAAAAAACAATCCTTCCAATAAAGATACAAATATCAAGAAAAATCAAAAGCCTGCACCATAA
- a CDS encoding DedA family protein has protein sequence MLEHIEKILKVIIEIINSFGYWGIGIGMLIESACIPLPSEVVLPLGGNMVRASNGAMSLLGANIAVNLGSMVGSLIAYTVGYFGGRPFILKYGKYFFVSQDHFYKAENTFNKYGVAAVFFGRLLPVIRTFISLPAGIARMDLKKFLTFSLAGMIPWNFTLIYLGYWFGKDYETVVRPIFKRFEYVVIAAIILLLFVIVFKMFFKKKKN, from the coding sequence ATGCTGGAACATATTGAAAAGATATTAAAAGTAATAATAGAAATAATCAATTCCTTCGGTTACTGGGGAATCGGTATAGGAATGCTAATCGAAAGTGCTTGCATTCCCCTGCCGAGTGAAGTTGTGCTTCCCTTAGGAGGAAATATGGTAAGGGCTTCAAACGGTGCCATGTCCCTTCTTGGTGCAAACATTGCAGTAAATCTTGGAAGCATGGTAGGTTCTTTAATAGCATACACTGTGGGTTATTTTGGCGGAAGGCCTTTTATATTAAAATATGGAAAATACTTTTTTGTATCACAAGACCATTTTTATAAAGCAGAAAACACCTTCAACAAATATGGTGTTGCAGCAGTTTTTTTCGGAAGATTGCTTCCGGTTATAAGAACATTCATATCGCTTCCTGCAGGTATAGCCAGAATGGACCTGAAAAAATTTCTTACTTTTTCTCTGGCAGGTATGATACCATGGAATTTTACCCTAATATATCTTGGGTACTGGTTTGGTAAAGACTATGAAACAGTTGTCCGCCCTATTTTCAAAAGATTTGAATATGTAGTAATAGCAGCAATTATCTTATTACTCTTTGTCATAGTGTTCAAAATGTTTTTTAAGAAGAAGAAAAATTGA
- a CDS encoding LCP family protein, translating into MNARKFYLTLSSIVLFFLFAAGIVLLGYINNSSAGDFFASDIMKDFFSSTNPVNVLVLGGDKVNGNTDTMMIVNYNPKTANISVLSIPRDTKVKIDGSTHKINFAYPHGGIKQAVSAINDLIDININYYVYVDTSVFRDVIDELGGVDIYIPANMDYDDDIQKLHIHLKKGQRHLNGREAEGYMRFRHPNYYKKSDKELRKYYDGSDIKRIDAQQNFIKELIRQKANILYLPKFNKILDMVFDRIETNVTLNEALKMSNNITQIKADNVTTFKLLGEDKKTSGSWYYVYNNKILNNNTKEVLNADAVISEFFKADESFSEFSNGGSKSRDTEKESNTRKGSSKTKNTVKRSVTKKNPSNTESSIKGTKKPEP; encoded by the coding sequence ATGAATGCAAGAAAATTTTATCTGACACTAAGTTCAATAGTATTGTTTTTTTTGTTTGCTGCGGGTATCGTTTTACTAGGATATATTAATAACAGTTCAGCAGGTGATTTTTTTGCCAGTGATATTATGAAGGATTTTTTCAGCAGCACAAACCCTGTAAATGTACTTGTTTTGGGCGGAGATAAGGTTAATGGCAATACTGACACCATGATGATCGTGAATTATAACCCTAAAACGGCAAATATCAGTGTACTTTCAATTCCCCGGGATACAAAAGTAAAAATTGACGGTTCTACCCATAAAATAAATTTTGCTTACCCTCACGGAGGAATTAAGCAGGCCGTATCTGCAATAAACGACCTGATAGACATAAATATTAATTATTACGTTTACGTTGATACATCTGTATTCAGAGATGTGATTGATGAACTTGGCGGTGTTGATATATATATACCTGCAAATATGGATTATGATGATGATATTCAGAAGCTTCATATACACTTGAAAAAGGGTCAGAGGCACTTGAACGGAAGAGAAGCAGAAGGTTATATGAGGTTCAGACATCCAAACTATTATAAGAAAAGCGATAAGGAACTGCGGAAGTATTATGATGGAAGCGATATAAAAAGGATTGACGCACAGCAAAATTTCATAAAAGAACTGATACGCCAAAAAGCTAATATTTTATACCTTCCAAAATTCAACAAAATATTGGATATGGTATTTGATAGAATAGAAACCAATGTTACACTGAATGAAGCTTTAAAAATGTCAAATAATATTACACAAATAAAAGCAGATAATGTAACCACCTTTAAACTTTTGGGCGAAGATAAAAAGACTAGCGGTAGTTGGTATTACGTATACAACAATAAAATACTGAATAACAATACTAAAGAAGTATTAAATGCCGATGCAGTTATTTCAGAGTTTTTCAAGGCAGATGAAAGCTTCAGTGAATTTAGTAACGGAGGAAGTAAGAGCAGGGATACGGAAAAAGAAAGTAATACGCGAAAAGGAAGTTCTAAAACAAAAAATACAGTTAAGCGGAGTGTTACAAAGAAAAACCCTTCAAATACAGAAAGCTCGATTAAAGGGACAAAAAAACCTGAACCGTGA
- a CDS encoding tyrosine recombinase XerC: MKNHIQESPLILKDFLNYMETIRGKSKNTVQVYFYDLRVFFRFLKIHFGVIDKKTDFDSIAISDVNLDLISKVTLSVLYEFMSFVSRERDNTASSRARKVASLKSFFNYLTNKSKQLSINPASELESPKLLKRLPKYLNIEESKKLLTSVKGKYSERDYAILTLFLNCGMRLSELVGINLNNIKNNTLTIIGKGNKERTVYLNNACIKAIEEYLKVRSVEGVKDRNALFLSERKQRICNNMVQRIVKRYIIEAGLDPQRYSTHKLRHTAATLMYRYGNVDIRALQEILGHESISTTEIYTHLDNKQLKDAVDSNPLANFNTGSFKDSN, encoded by the coding sequence ATGAAAAATCATATTCAGGAATCACCCTTGATATTGAAAGATTTTTTAAATTACATGGAAACCATCCGGGGAAAATCTAAAAACACAGTTCAGGTTTACTTCTATGACCTTAGAGTGTTTTTCAGATTTTTAAAAATCCACTTTGGAGTTATAGATAAAAAAACAGATTTTGACTCAATAGCTATTTCTGATGTAAACCTGGATTTGATCAGCAAGGTCACTTTAAGTGTCCTTTATGAATTCATGTCTTTTGTCAGCCGGGAACGTGACAATACTGCAAGTTCGCGTGCACGCAAAGTAGCAAGCCTTAAATCTTTTTTCAACTATCTCACAAACAAGTCAAAACAACTGTCAATAAATCCTGCTAGTGAGCTTGAATCTCCAAAGCTTTTGAAACGGCTTCCCAAATATCTGAATATCGAAGAGAGCAAAAAACTTCTTACTTCTGTCAAAGGTAAGTATTCCGAACGCGACTATGCAATACTTACTCTGTTTTTAAACTGTGGAATGCGTCTTTCGGAGCTTGTGGGAATAAATCTGAATAATATAAAGAACAATACATTAACAATAATCGGCAAAGGAAATAAAGAAAGAACGGTTTATCTTAATAATGCCTGTATAAAGGCTATAGAAGAATATTTGAAAGTCAGATCTGTAGAAGGTGTAAAAGACAGGAATGCTCTTTTCCTCAGTGAGCGTAAACAGCGCATATGCAATAACATGGTTCAGAGAATAGTAAAAAGGTATATAATAGAAGCAGGTCTGGACCCTCAAAGGTATTCTACACATAAGCTGAGGCATACTGCCGCTACTCTTATGTACCGTTATGGCAATGTGGATATCAGAGCATTACAGGAGATCCTTGGACATGAAAGCATATCGACAACAGAGATATATACACATTTGGACAATAAGCAGCTAAAGGATGCAGTGGACAGTAATCCTCTTGCCAATTTTAATACAGGTAGTTTTAAAGATTCAAATTAA
- a CDS encoding D-alanyl-D-alanine carboxypeptidase — MKKSLIVIMAIIILNILSNTAYAGLPDISDDVSYILIDSKTGQVITEQNADIRLRPASTTKIMTAILAFENCKPDTIMNVSKKAVYDIGRGGMHVGIEPGESNLTLENLVNITLIKSANEAANIIAENVGGSKEEFVKMMNKKAAFLGAYNTNFVNPCGKDDAKADREHLSTARDMAMIARHAMTIHGIREIVAKEYYRDMPSTNFHEKWGYFRTTNRLIWKSNEYAYSIDNAEKKFYVNGIKTGYTSAAGNNILCSAVNENGMELIAVVMHVMHGNNAVFKYAKELLKYGFENYSNQTLIDAGVTVKTVDVVGANNTKTVELVTSSDFKSALPLDKSKWNISKKENYNLPLKAPVSKGDKVGYIEYMNNNIVLGRVDIVAKSNIEAIPEQKEENKAFRFTKIIIFLVLTIIILLLIKRFAFLVPKLITKRIGERNLQ; from the coding sequence ATGAAAAAAAGTCTTATTGTAATAATGGCTATAATTATACTCAATATACTTTCAAATACTGCTTATGCAGGTCTTCCGGATATTTCAGACGATGTTTCATATATACTTATCGACTCAAAAACAGGACAGGTGATAACCGAACAAAATGCTGATATCAGACTGCGTCCAGCCAGTACAACAAAGATTATGACAGCTATTCTTGCTTTTGAAAACTGCAAACCTGATACAATCATGAATGTGTCTAAAAAAGCTGTATATGACATAGGCAGGGGAGGGATGCATGTCGGAATAGAGCCCGGTGAAAGCAATCTTACACTTGAAAACCTTGTAAACATAACATTAATAAAGTCTGCGAATGAAGCAGCAAATATAATTGCGGAAAATGTAGGAGGATCCAAAGAGGAATTTGTAAAAATGATGAACAAAAAAGCCGCTTTTCTTGGGGCCTATAATACCAATTTTGTTAATCCGTGCGGTAAAGACGATGCAAAAGCCGATAGGGAACACCTATCAACCGCCAGGGATATGGCAATGATTGCAAGGCATGCCATGACAATACATGGAATCAGAGAAATAGTTGCTAAAGAATACTACAGAGATATGCCTTCTACAAACTTTCATGAGAAATGGGGCTATTTCAGAACTACAAACAGGCTTATATGGAAAAGCAATGAGTATGCTTACAGCATAGATAATGCAGAAAAGAAATTTTATGTTAATGGAATCAAAACAGGGTATACAAGTGCAGCAGGTAATAACATACTGTGTTCTGCAGTCAACGAGAACGGAATGGAGCTGATTGCGGTAGTGATGCATGTCATGCATGGCAACAACGCAGTATTCAAATATGCAAAAGAATTATTAAAATACGGGTTTGAAAATTATTCTAATCAGACTTTAATTGATGCAGGAGTTACAGTTAAAACAGTTGATGTTGTTGGTGCAAATAATACAAAGACAGTTGAGTTGGTTACTTCCAGCGATTTTAAAAGTGCTCTTCCGTTAGACAAGAGCAAATGGAATATTTCTAAAAAGGAAAACTACAATCTGCCTTTGAAAGCTCCTGTCAGCAAGGGAGATAAGGTAGGGTATATAGAGTATATGAACAACAATATAGTCCTTGGCAGGGTTGATATTGTTGCCAAAAGCAATATTGAAGCAATACCTGAGCAAAAAGAAGAAAATAAAGCTTTTCGTTTTACTAAAATAATTATTTTCTTAGTATTAACTATAATTATTCTCCTTTTAATAAAAAGATTTGCATTTTTGGTACCGAAGCTGATTACAAAAAGAATCGGTGAAAGGAATTTGCAGTAA
- a CDS encoding SH3 domain-containing protein — protein MKYKGKKVFFCTLILILSTLFSTAVVFADNSSICKTGTITGKVVNLRQSPNTSSKIIVKITYGEKVNIIDSSKGWHKVMYKKKEGWISSDYLKITETPGISETVQATGKVDVKVLMLRKKPDTASEVIRKLKKGDTFYILDSSKKWYSIKTSDDLKGWVYGDYIKIDKAMKAREAEIPVSRGNDERPDNTKIKDEEPLDLQIKEAPSVQQNDVIAVSPVDLQASVQQIIVTPSSIQTDTIPQEEQTDSKPLGQKVIEYASTLLNAKYKYGGNTPEEGFDCSGFVKYVFASFNINMERTAASQANQGITVEKDKLLMGDLVFFDTNGTGTNINHVGIYIGDGKFIHAASPRYNVTITSLSDAYYLKSYMTARRVLNQ, from the coding sequence ATGAAATACAAAGGAAAAAAAGTATTTTTTTGTACTTTGATACTGATTCTAAGCACTTTGTTTTCTACAGCGGTTGTTTTTGCTGACAACAGTTCTATTTGCAAAACCGGAACAATTACCGGTAAAGTCGTAAATCTAAGACAATCCCCGAATACTTCTTCAAAGATTATTGTAAAAATTACATATGGAGAGAAAGTTAATATAATTGACAGTTCAAAAGGCTGGCACAAGGTAATGTATAAGAAAAAAGAAGGCTGGATAAGCAGTGATTATCTGAAAATTACTGAAACTCCCGGAATTTCGGAAACTGTGCAAGCTACCGGCAAAGTGGATGTAAAAGTACTAATGCTGAGGAAAAAACCTGATACTGCATCAGAAGTTATCAGAAAGTTAAAAAAAGGTGATACATTTTATATACTTGATTCATCAAAGAAATGGTACAGTATCAAAACTTCAGATGACTTAAAAGGTTGGGTTTATGGTGATTACATAAAAATAGACAAAGCAATGAAAGCCAGAGAAGCAGAAATACCGGTATCCCGTGGCAATGATGAAAGGCCGGACAATACAAAAATAAAAGATGAAGAGCCTTTAGACCTTCAGATAAAAGAAGCACCTTCAGTTCAACAGAACGATGTTATAGCCGTTTCACCAGTGGATTTGCAAGCATCTGTCCAGCAAATTATTGTTACACCGTCAAGTATACAAACCGATACGATTCCACAGGAGGAACAGACAGATTCAAAGCCGCTAGGACAGAAAGTTATAGAATATGCATCAACTCTCTTAAATGCAAAATATAAGTATGGAGGGAATACACCAGAAGAAGGCTTTGACTGCTCAGGTTTTGTCAAATATGTATTTGCAAGCTTTAATATCAATATGGAGAGAACGGCTGCCAGTCAAGCAAACCAAGGTATCACTGTCGAAAAGGATAAGCTGTTAATGGGTGATCTGGTATTTTTCGATACTAACGGTACAGGTACCAACATTAATCACGTTGGAATATACATAGGGGACGGCAAATTCATTCATGCTGCTTCACCCAGGTATAATGTCACAATTACCAGTCTGTCGGATGCTTATTATCTGAAATCATATATGACTGCAAGAAGGGTTTTGAATCAATAA